The Tenacibaculum jejuense genome includes a window with the following:
- a CDS encoding DUF1697 domain-containing protein, translating into MKTYIVILRGINVSGKNKLPMQELRVMLEGLEFSEVKTYIQSGNIVLKSSKEALEVEKTIKKGISKTFGYDVPVLARTVTQWEKAIANNPYSEVEEKQQYFTFLSAIPEIKYFDIDAKEDTYQIIEDVAYVNAVGGYGKTKLTNNLFEKKLNVTATTRNLKTTLKLLSLVN; encoded by the coding sequence ATGAAAACATATATTGTTATACTCAGAGGAATAAACGTTTCAGGAAAAAATAAACTTCCCATGCAAGAATTACGAGTTATGCTTGAAGGTTTAGAATTTTCTGAAGTTAAAACGTATATCCAAAGTGGAAATATTGTTTTAAAATCTTCGAAGGAAGCTTTAGAAGTAGAAAAGACAATCAAAAAAGGAATATCTAAAACCTTCGGCTATGATGTTCCAGTTTTAGCTAGAACAGTTACTCAATGGGAAAAAGCAATCGCTAATAATCCGTATTCAGAAGTAGAAGAAAAACAACAATATTTTACATTTTTATCAGCGATTCCAGAAATCAAATATTTTGATATAGATGCAAAAGAAGATACTTATCAAATAATTGAGGATGTTGCATATGTAAATGCAGTTGGAGGTTATGGAAAAACAAAATTGACAAACAATTTGTTTGAAAAGAAGCTGAACGTAACAGCAACCACAAGAAATTTAAAAACGACATTAAAGCTATTAAGTTTAGTAAACTAA
- a CDS encoding RidA family protein has translation MEKKVTPRGAYPHVKVVGDFIFVSGTSSRRPDNTIAGVELIDEMNTKKLDIEVQTREVLKNIDRNLQTVGASLKDVVDVTTFLVNMNDFAGYNKAYGEFFDKQTGPTRTTVAVHQLPHPDLVVEIKVTAYKKQ, from the coding sequence ATGGAAAAAAAAGTAACGCCAAGAGGTGCATATCCACATGTAAAAGTAGTGGGAGATTTTATATTTGTTTCAGGAACAAGTTCTAGAAGACCAGATAATACAATTGCTGGAGTTGAACTTATTGACGAAATGAATACCAAAAAATTAGATATTGAAGTTCAAACTAGAGAAGTTTTAAAAAATATTGATAGAAACTTACAAACGGTTGGAGCAAGTTTAAAAGATGTTGTAGATGTCACTACTTTTTTAGTAAATATGAACGATTTTGCAGGTTATAATAAAGCTTATGGAGAGTTTTTCGATAAGCAAACCGGACCAACAAGAACTACAGTTGCTGTTCATCAATTACCACACCCAGATTTAGTAGTAGAGATCAAAGTAACTGCATACAAAAAACAGTAA
- a CDS encoding phytanoyl-CoA dioxygenase family protein, with protein sequence MIEIDSHKIILETEGFSISKPLFSNEELKQMCDLIDQSDHNFAIRQLVLKVPKLQELIFNNDHFKNLYKSICDERYFLSKAIFFNKPKMSNWFVSYHQDLSISVKNKKETHGYSNWTNKNGQLGVIPPREVLENTVTFRIHLDDTNETNGALHVIPKSHNKGIIRVDETFNKNKLEKEVLCNVDKGGVMVMKPLLLHASQRSVSAFNRRVIHLEFCNQEIPMQWLEK encoded by the coding sequence TTGATCGAAATAGATTCACATAAAATAATATTAGAAACAGAAGGTTTTTCTATTTCTAAACCTCTTTTCTCAAATGAGGAACTAAAACAAATGTGTGATTTAATAGATCAATCTGATCACAATTTTGCTATTCGTCAGTTGGTATTGAAAGTTCCTAAACTTCAAGAGTTAATTTTCAATAATGATCATTTTAAAAACTTATACAAGAGTATTTGTGATGAAAGGTATTTCTTATCTAAAGCGATCTTTTTTAATAAACCTAAAATGTCGAATTGGTTTGTGAGTTATCATCAAGATTTAAGTATAAGCGTAAAGAATAAAAAAGAAACACATGGATATTCTAATTGGACGAATAAAAACGGACAATTAGGCGTTATTCCGCCAAGAGAAGTTTTAGAAAATACAGTTACATTTCGAATTCATTTAGATGATACAAATGAAACTAACGGAGCCTTACATGTAATTCCAAAAAGTCATAACAAAGGAATTATTAGAGTTGATGAAACTTTCAATAAAAACAAATTAGAAAAAGAAGTATTATGTAATGTTGATAAAGGAGGAGTGATGGTCATGAAACCATTGTTGTTACATGCATCGCAAAGATCTGTATCAGCATTTAATCGAAGAGTCATTCATTTAGAATTTTGTAATCAAGAAATTCCAATGCAATGGTTAGAAAAATAA